A single genomic interval of Amycolatopsis albispora harbors:
- a CDS encoding aldo/keto reductase, giving the protein MGMSSGYGVRDDDAESIATIHRALELGVNLLDTANVYGAGANEELVGRAIGGSSARRDQVVLATKFGIVWGEDGAMGARGDAGFVRQNCEDSLRRLGVDHIDLYYQHRVDPDTPVEETWGALAGLVAEGKVRYLGISEASAATIRRAHAVHPVTALQSEWSLWTRGIEDEILGTCRELGIGIVPFSPLGRGFLTGSITSVDSLPDDDMRRGLPRFTDGNLERNLAIVEALRALAERKGVTAGQLALAWVQHQGDDVVPIPGTKRRKYLEENAASVHIELSEQDIEEIEAAAPAEAVAGARYPERLARAAGK; this is encoded by the coding sequence ATGGGGATGAGCTCGGGATACGGCGTGCGTGACGACGACGCCGAGTCGATCGCCACCATCCACCGTGCCCTGGAACTGGGCGTGAACCTGCTGGACACGGCGAACGTCTACGGGGCAGGCGCCAACGAGGAACTGGTCGGGCGGGCCATCGGTGGCTCTTCCGCCCGCCGTGACCAGGTCGTGCTGGCCACCAAGTTCGGCATCGTCTGGGGCGAGGACGGCGCGATGGGCGCCAGGGGCGACGCCGGTTTTGTCCGCCAGAACTGCGAGGACTCGCTGCGACGGCTCGGCGTGGACCACATCGACCTCTACTACCAGCACCGGGTGGACCCGGACACGCCGGTGGAGGAGACCTGGGGCGCGCTGGCCGGGCTGGTCGCCGAGGGCAAGGTGCGCTACCTGGGCATTTCGGAGGCGAGCGCGGCGACCATCCGCCGGGCGCACGCGGTGCACCCGGTGACCGCGCTGCAGAGCGAGTGGTCGCTGTGGACCAGGGGCATCGAGGACGAGATCCTCGGCACCTGCCGGGAACTCGGCATCGGGATCGTGCCGTTCTCCCCGCTGGGCAGGGGATTCCTGACCGGCAGCATCACCTCGGTGGACAGCCTGCCCGACGACGACATGCGCCGCGGCCTGCCGCGGTTCACCGACGGCAACCTGGAGCGCAACCTGGCCATCGTCGAGGCGCTGCGTGCGCTCGCCGAGCGCAAGGGCGTCACCGCCGGGCAGCTGGCGCTGGCCTGGGTGCAGCACCAGGGCGACGACGTGGTGCCGATCCCCGGCACCAAGCGCCGCAAGTACCTGGAGGAGAACGCCGCCTCCGTCCACATCGAACTGTCCGAACAGGACATCGAAGAAATCGAAGCGGCCGCGCCTGCCGAAGCCGTGGCCGGGGCCCGTTACCCGGAGCGGCTCGCGCGCGCGGCGGGGAAGTGA
- a CDS encoding aldo/keto reductase — translation MEHRKLGSLTVTAQGLGCMGMSEFYGEGDDAESIATIHRALELGVTLLDTADMYGFGRNEELVGRAINDRRDQVVLATKFGIVRDENDPAKRGVRGDAAYVREAAEASLRRLGVDHIDLYYQHRVDPSVPIEETVGAMAELVAAGKVRHLGLSEAGAETIRRAHAVHPITALQTEWSLWSRDIEDEVVPTCRELGIGIVPYSPLGRGLLTGRFQSKADFGAGDFRQQSQPRMADGNLERNLELVAKLRELAERKGVTAGQLALAWVQARGDDVVPIPGTKRRKYLEENVAAAGLGLSTEDIDEVERTVPREAVAGQRYPDEAMRLIGR, via the coding sequence ATGGAACACCGCAAGCTGGGTTCGCTCACCGTCACCGCCCAGGGACTGGGCTGCATGGGCATGAGCGAGTTCTACGGCGAAGGCGACGACGCCGAATCGATCGCCACCATCCACCGCGCCCTGGAGCTGGGCGTGACCCTGCTCGACACGGCCGACATGTACGGCTTCGGGCGCAACGAGGAACTGGTCGGGCGGGCGATAAACGACCGCCGGGACCAGGTGGTGCTGGCCACCAAGTTCGGGATCGTGCGTGACGAGAACGATCCGGCCAAGCGCGGGGTGCGCGGGGACGCGGCCTACGTGCGGGAGGCGGCGGAGGCGTCCCTGCGACGGCTCGGCGTGGACCACATCGACCTGTACTACCAGCACCGGGTGGATCCGTCGGTGCCCATCGAGGAGACCGTCGGCGCGATGGCCGAGCTGGTCGCGGCGGGCAAGGTCCGGCACCTCGGGCTGTCCGAGGCCGGTGCCGAGACGATCCGGCGGGCGCACGCGGTGCACCCGATCACCGCGCTGCAGACCGAGTGGAGCCTGTGGTCGCGGGACATCGAGGACGAGGTGGTGCCGACCTGCCGCGAGCTGGGCATCGGCATCGTGCCGTACTCGCCGCTCGGGCGGGGTCTGCTCACCGGGCGGTTCCAGTCCAAGGCGGACTTCGGCGCCGGTGACTTCCGGCAGCAGAGCCAGCCGCGCATGGCGGACGGCAACCTGGAGCGCAACCTCGAACTGGTGGCGAAGCTGCGTGAGCTGGCCGAGCGCAAGGGGGTGACCGCCGGGCAGCTGGCGCTGGCCTGGGTGCAGGCGCGGGGCGACGACGTGGTGCCGATCCCGGGCACCAAGCGGCGGAAGTACCTTGAGGAGAACGTCGCCGCGGCCGGGCTCGGACTGTCCACTGAGGACATCGACGAGGTGGAGCGCACGGTGCCGCGCGAAGCCGTCGCCGGGCAGCGCTACCCCGACGAGGCCATGCGCCTGATCGGCCGCTAG